In Cryptomeria japonica chromosome 1, Sugi_1.0, whole genome shotgun sequence, the sequence AAAAAGAGGTAAGTTGAGGCCTTGTCTTTGCTTTCATTTATAGATTTGGGAAGGGTGTATGATTAACACACACGTGGATGGTGGAGATCATGTCACAATTGCACAAGCTATTACAACTTTGTGTAATCTCTCTATTTATCAAAGAACTTTAAAAATGAGATAAAATCTTTCAACCAATCATATTGTGGCTAAATGATCTTTAAAATatgtttttcatttaaaaaattgcatattcatttTTTAAAGGATATATATTTAACTTATTTTAAAAAATTCTACAAATTCGTTGTTTAATTTGCCATTTAAGAGAAACTGGAAAAACTTCTCTTACCCTCTCGCAGTTCACTTTTACTATAAATAAACTACCTCTTCTGCAATTTTTAATTGCACAAACTGAAATTGATGTTTAAATTTTGTATAGGATAATTGAATTACAATAGAAAATTAAACAGAGTAAATTTCATTTGatctatttcaaaaaatttaatagaATTTTTTATTTGATAACTATTGATTGGTCAAGAAATAAAAGACAATCATAAATAAAGattagaaattaaataaaataaatttcattagCTCTTTTTTACAAATAATTTGATTAGATTACTTGTGAAATTTTCGATTTcaacaaaattcaattttcctaaacttcaaaaactttattttcattTAACAAATCATTTGATTCTTCCATCAAACAGAACAACCAcacccaatttttttaaaaaaactactAAATAAGATATTTCACAAAACTATTTTAATTTATAAACTATCTAAAAACCTTTTAATTTGAATACAAAacttcaattattattattattattacacaTCCATTTACAATAAATCTTCcctctattaaaaaaaaattaataacttgagaaccattccatttacAAAtagaaacatttttttattattgttaaatcAGATTTGGGTGGGTAACACATCTTCCCATCCTTAAACAATTTTAGTACAGGTGTAAAACATTTGTGAACATTATTGGTACACCTATgcaatatttgtatatgtatacaaCATTATTGGTAAACATTATTGAACGTGTACAGAATGTCGTTGAATGTACAATATGTTAAGTACACCAATACCTAATATGCACACTCATCCTTATCCATAACCAAAATCACACCTCCTTCCCTTAAATTATACCACCCACCACAAGCTTAAAACAGTATTGAATTGCAATAGAAAATTCAATAGAGTAGAttacttgattagattttcaaattcTTTAGTAGATTACTTGATTAGATTACTTTTGATAAGTCAAGAATGAGGAGACAATCAAGGATTAGACAGTAAATTTTATATGAGAGATATTAAATTATCATAGTTCATGATGATTAGTGTCTTGTATTTCTGAATTCAATTTCGTGAAAGATTATTTGTATCAATGTTTTTTGGAGCACATTGTTTTGGAGTACACTTTATGATCTATGATCGGTCgtggctattctggctccaaaacagatctttcgtacaatgtgttagtgacaggttagtcaatcgcagccgttaattgcaaaatcgacagtgtaaaacgcgTAACTAATCCGTACTGTCTTTTTGGAATAAGAATAGACACATCCTCTATGATCATGGAtttatatgattcttttgacaaatatatttttaatttacttTTTACACATCAATCTTTAGCATTATTTGTTTTGATTGACAAAGAAACAAGAGATATTCGGAAAATTTTATATGACTCTTTTTATGCATCAATCTTTTAGCATTACTTCTGAATAGCAGAGTAATAGGAAACAATCAGAAATAAGAGTTGTGACTTGTCAGTTAGATATTATAGAGATAAATTTCATATGAAAGAGATTAGATTTTCACAGTCCATAATGATTAGTGTGTCGTACTTTATATTCAATTGCATAAGATTCATCGGCAACATTTCAAATTGCATTCCATGATCCATCATCGTGGATTACTTTTTCTGATGGAATAAATATGCGACAATTAGAAATTTTCATATGAATTTTTTTAAACATCAATCTTTAATAAGAGTTGCGATTTGGCACTTAAATGTTAAGAGTTGTGATTTGTTTCctaattttattttgtttagttTCAACACAGTTCAATTTTCAGAATCAAATGATTTTCTGAACGTCattaatcaatcataaataagGGTTGTGATTTGTTTGTTAGATTTTAGATAATCACAAATAAAAATTCTGATTTAAATTTCAGCACAGTTGAATTTTCAGATAAATCGATCTGATGAACTTCATTAAAATCTTTTCTTCCTCATTAAAAACTCCTTTCATTTCATTTAACAAATTTCAATGTGTAAAGCAACTGATTCTTTCACTATCAAACAAAAGAACCCCTAcccagaaaaaaattaaaaaaagaaaaagatagagaaagacACCTATTTGAAAACTAACAAATCAACCACCACTGTTTCCACGGTTGACGAGAAGTTTGATTGTTAGCTGACCATTCAAACCAAATGGAGCCAGTACATTCTTCCAGTGAGATCTACCTACTCACATAACATCTCAGAATTTGATCAACAAACAAACAAACGCCAAAGTTCAAAGAATGAAAGAATCTTTTAATTATACAAAACCATATACatcaatttctttaaaaaaacCCAAAATCAGAAAAAAACACACAAATTTATGTACAGATCGGCAATTTTTTTCCTTTTCTCAATTACAGATCATGAGACCATAGAGGCAAatcatttttgcttcttttttcTGTACACTGAACTTGAAAAAGATCACCAACATTGATCCGTTTCCCAGTTACGCACAACATGAAAAGACGGCTCCCGATTTGTTCTTGCACGAATCTGCTGCAAACCCAACTGGCGATCATATTGGGCGCGATCTTCTGGTTTGGAAAGAGTAGCATAGGCATTATGAATCTGCATAAACATTTCTGTGCTATTACTTTTGCCCTGAGCAGTATCTGGATGAAATTGCCGGGCCAATTTCCTGTAAGCCCTTTTAATGTCCTGAACAGAGGCCTCTTTTCTCACTCCCAGCACATCGTACAGAGTATTCCATTTCTTCATCTGATCCGTTCCTTCACCTCCGATTGCCTGTGCACCTGAGACTTGCACTGCCCTAATCACACTCAAACCAGGCCTGCATCTGTG encodes:
- the LOC131042513 gene encoding chaperone protein dnaJ 11, chloroplastic, which codes for MGCVRFSVSPNGLASPGSLNLQSMRRRGRANVRHRCRPGLSVIRAVQVSGAQAIGGEGTDQMKKWNTLYDVLGVRKEASVQDIKRAYRKLARQFHPDTAQGKSNSTEMFMQIHNAYATLSKPEDRAQYDRQLGLQQIRARTNREPSFHVVRNWETDQCW